Proteins encoded within one genomic window of Arachis ipaensis cultivar K30076 chromosome B08, Araip1.1, whole genome shotgun sequence:
- the LOC110265658 gene encoding inactive protein kinase SELMODRAFT_444075-like, whose product MLHAASLCIRRDPHSRPRMSQVLHILDGDMVMDTSYISTPSYDVGNRSGRLWSEPLQRQHHYRGPLLEESLESFSGKLSLDK is encoded by the exons ATGTTGCATGCTGCATCATTATGCATACGGCGAGATCCTCATTCTAGACCACGCATGTCACAG GTTCTTCATATACTGGACGGCGACATGGTCATGGACACAAGTTACATTTCAACTCCAAGTTATGATGTGGGAAACCGGAGTGGCCGACTCTGGTCGGAGCCGCTGCAGAGGCAGCACCATTACAGGGGTCCTCTGTTAGAGGAGTCACTTGAATCATTCAGTGGGAAGCTATCTCTTGACAAATAG